Within the Echinicola sp. 20G genome, the region TGTCCGCTTCGAATGCTCAGTGAGCTTGAGGCCGTGGATTGAGCCATCAGGCTGGCTTGGCTATAAATAGGCCCCTCATCATAACTTTCCACAGAAATGTTAAAAGAAGAGATTCCTCCTGAAAAGAGCCTATTGCTGTACCATTTCCTTCCCGATGACAAGAGATTGTGTTCTTCCTTCTTAAAGGAATAAACTTTGTAAAGCCAATTTCCATTTGCTTCAACAGTGCTGGGTGAAATATTGACCACTCTTACGGGAGAAGAGTGTCCTGTCTTTAGCCAATAGTAGGCAGTATCTGAATACAAGTGGTGGCGATAAGCCAAGGTGTCTTCTGAAGAAGATAGCTGATGAGGTCCTTCTAGATAGACCAAAAGTTTCCCGTTTATTATAACGCTAGGGATTTCCTTTATCTCAAAATCACTTGTGGAGAGCTCTTGGGGAAGCATACCCACATGACCGAAGATAGCCAGATTATTCAATGAGCTTTCTCCCAAGCTTTGAGCGGTAGAGAGCGGAATGGCATATATTCCGGCTTTGGTTACAGGAAATTTATAATAGGATTGGGCATACAAGCTTTTTCCTGAAAATAAAATCAGGAGAGCAAATACGAGGGTGAAGAAATGTATTTTGCTATTGAAGCTCATTAGGATGTATACGACTTTCTATCAAAGAAAGTAAAATATAGCCTATAATGATAAATGGAACACCCGCAATTCCCAAAAATATCAGACTAACCAACCCGATTAAGATGACGAGGTACCTAAATATGTTTTCTTGAAACCTAAAGTTTTTGAATTTTAGAGCAATCAAAGGAAGTTCAGCAGTCAGTAGTATTGCCATGATAAAGGTCAGGATCAGTAAAAAGTATCCGTTTTGGATCAAATCCTTAGCCCAATTAAATTGATCGGCCAAAAAAGGCAAAGTGCAAATTAATAAAGCATTTGCTGGAGTAGGTACACCTATAAATCGATCAGTTTGTCTTGTGTCTATATTGAACTTAGCGAGGCGCATGGCCGATTGGATGCCAATGATGAATGACAAGAAAGGAACAAAGCCTTCAGGGAAAACCTGCTTTAGCATTTGGAAGAGGACAAAAGATGGAAGCACCCCAAAAGTCACCAAGTCAGCTAAAGAGTCGAGTTGTTTGCCAATTTCCCCCTGTACTTTTAACAATCTGGCTACCATACCATCCAGGAAGTCAAATACAGCTGCGGCTATGATGAAATAAGTGGCATAATGGATTTTCCCTTCCAAAACAAAGTAAATCCCAGCCATACCACAGGCCAGGTTCATGCAGGTGATTGCATTGGGGATGTGTTTCTTGATATTCAAAATTGAGCGTTTTGACCGACAAATGGGTTGTGAATTTTTTCATGGCCAATCAAAGT harbors:
- the pssA gene encoding CDP-diacylglycerol--serine O-phosphatidyltransferase, whose product is MNIKKHIPNAITCMNLACGMAGIYFVLEGKIHYATYFIIAAAVFDFLDGMVARLLKVQGEIGKQLDSLADLVTFGVLPSFVLFQMLKQVFPEGFVPFLSFIIGIQSAMRLAKFNIDTRQTDRFIGVPTPANALLICTLPFLADQFNWAKDLIQNGYFLLILTFIMAILLTAELPLIALKFKNFRFQENIFRYLVILIGLVSLIFLGIAGVPFIIIGYILLSLIESRIHPNELQ